The sequence CAGACAGTCGAGGCCACGCTGCATGGCGTCACCGTCGAGCAGCCGGTTCTCGTCTATGCCGGCGGCCAGTTGGACCTTTTCGCCGAGCCGCTCGATGATGCGCATTTCGCCATTGCTGGTGCGGGCCAGGACCATGTGAAAGCTGTTCGATCCGAGATCGAGGGCGGCGATCATGGGGGAGGGTTCGGCGGCGGGTGGGCGCATGGGGCAGTCTCTGTGCAAAACCCCGACATCCTGACATGATCATCGGCATCCGCCAACGCGTAGCGACCATACGAACCGTCCGGATATCGGTCATGGCGCTCGCGCTTCGTTGCCAATCATCGATCATTCAGGCGACAGGCTGCGGCTTTCGGTCCGCACCAAGCCGGGCTATGATGGCGTCACTTTCGGTTTTGACCCTGGAGAAAATCCATGAGCGAATACATCAACAATGTCAGCGACAGCAGTTTCGAGCAGGACGTGCTCCAGGCAGACGGCCCTGTGCTGGTCGACTACTGGGCCGAGTGGTGTGGCCCTTGCAAAATGATCGCTCCGGTGCTCGATGAGATTGCCAAGGACTACGAGGGTAAGCTCAAAGTCTGCAAGCTGAACATTGACGAAAATCAGGAAACCCCGCCGAAGTATGGCGTGCGCGGCATTCCCACGCTGATGCTGTTCAAGAACGGCAATGTCGAAGCGACCAAGGTGGGTGCCCTGTCCAAGTCTCAGCTGGCTGCATTTCTCGACAGCAACATCTGAATCAAGCGTTTGTTTTTCAAAAGCCCTCGCAAAATGCGGGGGCTTTTTTTAACGGCAGGGTGGACGCTTCGTCTGTGCGGTGCTAAATTCGGCCTCGCGACGTTTCTTCCGTCGCCCTCTGCATGCCGTCGCCGACGCACTTCCGCCTCATAAAGCACAACGAACCTGTTCGTCTCTTGCTGCGCGGCTTCTCAAGCTAATCGCTTTCTTCATCCTTCCTGATCTCTTTCTATGAATCTGACCGAACTCAAGCAAAAGCCCATCACCGAACTGCTGGAAATGGCCGAACAGATGGGCATCGACAACATGGCCCGTTCGCGCAAGCAGGACGTGATTTTCTCCCTGCTGAAAAAGCACGCCAAAAGCGGCGAGGAAATCTCCGGTGATGGCGTTCTGGAAATCCTCCAGGATGGCTTCGGCTTTCTGCGCTCCGCGGATTCTTCGTATCTTGCCGGCCCAGACGACATTTATGTCTCGCCGAGCCAGATCCGCCGCTTCAACCTGCGCACCGGTGACACCATCGTCGGCAAGATCCGCCCGCCCAAAGAAGGCGAGCGTTACTTCGCGCTGCTCAAGGTCGATACGATCAACTTCGATCGGCCGGAAAACGCCAAGAACAAGATTCTCTTCGAGAACCTGACGCCGCTATTCCCGAACGAGCGGCTGACGATGGAGGCCGGCAACGGCTCCACCGAAGACCTGACCGGTCGTGTGATCGACCTCTGCGCGCCGATCGGCAAGGGGCAGCGTGGTCTGATCGTTGCGCCGCCGAAAGCGGGCAAGACCATCATGCTGCAGAACATCGCCAGCAATATCACCCGCAATAACCCCGAGTGCCATCTTATCGTTCTGCTGATCGACGAGCGCCCGGAAGAAGTGACCGAGATGCAGCGCACGGTGCGTGGCGAAGTAGTCGCATCCACCTTCGACGAGCCGCCGACCCGCCACGTGCAGGTTGCCGAAATGGTGATCGAAAAGGCCAAGCGCCTGGTCGAGCACAAGAAGGACGTGGTGATCCTGCTGGACTCCATCACTCGTCTGGCGCGTGCCTACAACACGGTAATCCCGAGTTCCGGCAAGGTGCTGACCGGCGGTGTCGACGCGCATGCCTTGGAGAAGCCGAAGCGCTTCTTTGGCGCGGCGCGTAACATTGAAGAGGGCGGCAGCCTCACGATTCTCGCCACCGCGCTGGTCGAAACCGGTTCGAAGATGGACGAAGTGATCTACGAAGAATTCAAGGGCACCGGCAACCTGGAGCTGCAACTGGATCGCCGCATCGCCGAGAAGCGTGTGTTCCCGGCCATCAACATCAATCGCTCGGGCACCCGCCGCGAAGAGTTGTTGACCAGTGAGGAAGAGCTGCAGCGCATCTGGATCCTGCGCAAGCTGCTGCACCCGATGGATGAGAGCGCCGCCATCGAGTTCCTGCTCGACAAGCTCAAGGACACCAAGACCAACGAAGAATTCTTCATGTCGATGAAGCGCAAGTAAGCGTCTGGTCGTGCCACCGAGGCCGGGGAAACCCGGCCTTTGTCTGTCTGCAGGTTTTGGAATCGGCCCGTGCCAAGGCTAAACTCTGCGCCCCGACATTTGCCGGTCCATGCGAGGCTCAAGCATGCAGTATCGCGACTTACGCGACTTTATCAGTGGCCTGGAACAGCGCGGTGAGCTCAAGCGCGTTTCGACCGCTGTATCCCCTGTTCTGGAAATGACCGAAATCTGTGATCGGACCCTGCGCAAGCAGGGGCCAGCGCTGCTCTTCGAGAACCCGACCGGCTTTGACATGCCCGTGCTTGGCAATCTGTTCGGCACGCCCAAGCGGGTTGCGCTGGGAATGGGCGCTGACGAAGTGTCGGAGCTGCGGGAAATCGGCAAGCTGCTGGCGTTCCTGAAGGAGCCGGAGCCGCCGAAGGGACTCAAGGACGCCTGGAGCAAGCTGCCGATCTACAGGAAGGTCATCAGCATGGCGCCGAAAGTGCTCAAGGATGCGCCCTGCCAGGAGGTCATCGTCGAAGGCGAGGGCGTCGACCTGTCCAGGCTGCCCATACAAACCTGCTGGCCGGGCGACGCGGGGCCTTTGATCACCTGGGGCCTGACCGTCACCAGGGGGCCGAACAAGGAACGCCAGAACCTCGGCATCTACCGACAGCAGGTCATCGGCCGCAACAAGGTGATCATGCGCTGGCTCAGCCATCGTGGGGGCGCGCTGGACTTTCGCGAATGGTGCGAGAAATACCCTGACCGGCCTTACCCCGTCGCGGTGGCGCTTGGCGCCGATCCTGCGACCATTCTCGGGGCCGTGACGCCGGTTCCGGATTCGTTGTCCGAATATGCCTTCGCCGGTCTGCTGCGCGGTAGCCGCACCGAGCTGATCAAGTGCCGGGGTAGCGATCTGCAAGTGCCGGCAGGCGCCGAAATCGTTCTCGAAGGCTACATTCAACCTGGCGAAATGGCCGATGAAGGTCCATACGGCGACCACACCGGTTACTACAACGAAGTCGACCGATTCCCGGTCTTTACCGTCGAACGTATCACCAGGCGACACGACGCGATCTATCACAGCACCTACACCGGGCGTCCGCCGGACGAGCCAGCGATTCTCGGCGTGGCGCTCAATGAGGTCTTCGTGCCGATCCTGCAAAAACAGTTTCCGGAGATCACCGACTTCTACCTGCCACCCGAAGGTTGCTCGTACCGCATGGCGGTGGTCACCATGAAGAAACAGTACCCCGGCCACGCCAAACGGGTCATGTTGGGGGTCTGGAGCTTCCTGCGCCAGTTCATGTACACCAAGTTCGTGATCGTCACCGATGACGACATCGACGCGCGTGACTGGAACGATGTCATCTGGGCGATCACCACCCGCATGGACCCCAAGCGCGATACCGTACTGATCGAGAACACGCCTATCGACTACCTCGACTTCGCCTCTCCGGTTTCCGGGCTGGGTAGCAAGATGGGGCTCGATGCCACGCACAAGTGGCCCGGCGAAACCAGTCGTGAATGGGGGCGGGCCATCGTTCAGGACGAGGCGGTCAAGCGCCGTGTCGACGAACTCTGGTCGGAGCTGGGCATCGACTGATGAACAGTGGCCGTTATTTCAGGTTTGAATAGATGAAAGTTACGCTGCAACCCTCTGGCGCGGTGCTTGAAGTCCAGCCAGGCGAGCGGATTCTCGATGCGGCCCGGCGGCTGGGCTACGACTGCCCACACGCCTGTCGCAACGGAAACTGCCTTGTCTGCGCCGCCTTGCTGGTCAATGGTCGAGTACGCCAGCGTGGCGAAACTCATGATCATGGTGAAGTATTTACCTGCCTGGCCGAACCTGAAGAAGATTGCGTCCTGCTGTGGGACGGTGTTCTCGCGCCTGGTGAGCTTCCGGTGCGGACCCTCAATTGCCAGTTGGTCAGTTGCGAAGACGTCGGTGGCGACGTGTTTCGGCTGTTATTGCGTGCTCCGGCAGGCAAGACGCCACGCTATCACGCCGGGCAATACGTTCTGATCGAACGGGAAGATGGCGAGTTCAGCGCCTTTTCGTTGGCCTCGGCCCCCAGGAGCGGGCGAGACCTAGAGCTGCATGTGCTGGCGCGGGAGCCGTCGGCGACCGGGTTGCTGGATTACATCGGCCGCAAGGGCATGGTCACGGTGCAGATGCCGTTCGGCGACACGCATCTGGCCGAATTGCCCAATGGACCGCTGGTGCTGATCGCGGCGGGGACCGGCATGGCTCAGATGCACAGCCTGATCGAGCATTGCCGGGCGGAAGGCTTCGCTCATCCGGTGCATCTGTACTGGGGCGTGCGTCGCCCCGAGGATTTTTATCGGCTCGCGCATTGGGAAGAGTGGCAGCGCATGCCCAATCTTTCGCTCCATCAGATCGTCAGCGACGTCTGCGGTTGGCAAGGACGCTGTGGGCTGTTGCACGAAGCCGTCTGTGAGGACTTCGATGATCTCAAACCGGTTCACGTCTATGCCAGCGGGTCCCCAGCGATGATCTACGGCACGCTCGATGCGCTGGTCGAGGCGGGGATGGACGCAACGCAGATGCGCGCCGACGTATTCGCCTACGCGCCGCGGGAACGCTAGCGCCGCGGTCCCTCGCGGCGCTTCGGTTCAGCGTACCTGGCGTTGCTGCAGCAGCAGGTTGTTGTATCCACTGGCCGCTAGCGTCTTCTGCGCCTGACCGAGCTGCTCGCGGTTGGCAAAGGGACCGACCAGCACGCGGTACCAATCCTCATCGCGCACGGTAACGTTCTCGACTCGCACGTCCTGCCCCAGCAGAATGATCTGCGCCCTGACCCTCTCCGCTTCCGGCTGCTTGCGGAACGAGCCGGCCTGAAGGAAGAACTGTGTAGCCGGCGCCTTGGCCACCATCGGTGGAGGCGGCGGTACCTGGCCGTTCAGCGCCGCTTCGGCGCGCGCGGCGTCGATCTTCGCGGCCTCCTCGGGCGTGACGGGTTTGGGCGCCTGCTCCGGCTTCGGCGCTTCGGGCGGCAGAATCACTTCCGACTCAGGCAGCAGGGTGTAGAAGTCGTATTTCGGTTTCACCGGTTGCCCGGTTGTCGGTGCAGGACGCTTCGGTTGCTCCTTGGGCTTGGGGGTGTCCTTGGCGCGCTTGATCTCGTCCCCGCCAGGTTCGAGATTCATCAGGAACATGATGAAGCCGCCGATGACCAGCCCGCAAACCAGCCAGACCCAGCCGGGTACGGGCTTCTTCGCGGGCGCCTGGTAGCGGCTCGCGCCACGCTTCGGTGCGGGTTTTTTTCGGGTGGCCACTTACATCCGCTCCAGCGTTTCCAGGCCGAGCAGCTCCAGACCCTGCTTGAGAGTCTTGCCCGTCAGAGCGGCCAGGCGCAGGCGGCTCTGCTTCACGGTTTCGCTTTCGGCGGTGAGTATCGGGCAGTGCTCGTAGAAGCTCGAGAACAGGCCGGCCAGATCGTACAAATAGCTGCACAGCAGATGCGGGACGCCCTTTTCCCCGACGCCGTTGAGCACTTCGCCGAATTGGGCGAGCTTGGCGCCCAGCGCTTGTTCCTGTTCGGCTTCGAGTCTTATCTCGCCTGCGAGCCCGTCCATGCCGGTGCCGAGCTTGCGAAATACGCTGGCCACGCGTGTGTAGGCGTAAAGCAGGTAGGGCGCGGTGTTGCCTTCGAAGCTGAGCATCTGTTCGAAATTGAAGCTGTAATCGCTGGTGCGGTGCTTGGACAGGTCCGCGTATTTCACGGCGCCAATGCCTACGGCGCGCGCGATCCGCCGCAGTTCCGCTTCGTCCAGATCGGGGTTCTTGCCCTTGACCAGGCTGTAGGCGCGTTGTTCGGCTTCGTCGAGCAGGTCGACCAGCTTCACCGTGCCGCCGTCGCGGGTCTTGAACGGTCGACCATCGGCGCCGTTCATGGTGCCGAAGCCCATGTGTTCGAGCTGCATCGAGCTGTGCACGAAGCCGGCGCGGCGCGCGACCTCGAACGCCATCTGGAAATGCAGGGCCTGACGCTGATCGACGAAATACAAGGCACGATCGGCTTTGAGTTGCTGGCTGCGATAGCGCATGGACGCCAGATCGGTGGTCGCATACAGATAGCCGCCGCCGGCTTTCTGAACGATCACAGGTAGAGGATTGCCTTCGGCATTGCTGAACGCATCGAGAAATACGCACTGGGCGCCGTTGCTTTCGCTCAGCATGCCCTTGGCCTTGAGCGATTCGACGATGTCACCCAGTTCGCCGTTGTAGGCGCTCTCGCCCTTGACGTCGTCCGGCGTCAACTTGACGTTGAGGCGGTCGTAGACCTTCTGGCAGTGTGACAGGGAGATCTCGTTGAAACGGGTCCACAGACGCAGGCAGTCGGCATCGCCTGCTTGCAGTTTCACCACCAGTTCGCGGGCTCGATCGGCGAACTCGGCGGAGTCGTCGAAGCGCTGCTTGGCCGCACGATAGAACTGCTCGAGGTCGGACAGCTCGCTTTCGGCAGCGGCGGGATTCTCCTCCAGATAGGCGAGCAGCATGCCGAACTGGGTGCCCCAGTCGCCCACGTGGTTCTGCCGGATCACCTCATCGCCGAGATACTCCAGCACCCGCGCGACGGCATCGCCGATGATGGTCGAGCGCAGGTGACCGACGTGCATTTCCTTGGCCAGGTTCGGCGAAGACAGGTCGATCACGACGCGTTGCTTCGGGCTTGCCTTGCTTACGCACAGGTGAGGGTCGGCAAGCGCAGCGTCGAGGCGCTGGGCCAGCGCGGCGCTGTTCTGGAAAAAGTTGAGAAAGCCCGGTCCGGCGATTTCCACCTTGCTGACGCCGGGGTCGGCCGGCAGCGCCTCGATGAGCTTCTGTGCGAGCTCGCGGGGCTTCATCCCGGCAGGCTTGGCCAGCATCATGGCGATATTGCTGGCGAAATCACCGTGAGTCTTGTCGCGGGAGTTCTCCACCTGAATGGTCGGACTCAACCCTTCGGGCAGCACGCCTTCAGCGGCGAGGCGGGTCAGGGCTTGCTGGATCAGATGGCGAATGCTGTCTTTCATCGTTAGCTCGGTCGGCCCGAAGGCTTTGGTCGAAAACTGGACATTATCGTGGTCCGAGGGGCGAACCTTCAAGGCTTAAGGCGCTTAGTTGCAGGCTGCGCCCGAATTCGTCCCTGTCAGAACAGGTCGATCGGATCAACATCCAGCGACCAGCGCACCGTTCGGCTGCCCGGAAGTGCTTCTATCTGCGGCAACCATGCGCTCATCAGCTTGTGCAAGGGCGCGCGGGCGTTGGCCTGGAGCAGCAGCTGCGCCCGAAAGCGCCCGGCACGGCGTTCCATCGGCGCGGGCACGGGGCCGAGCAGCTCGACGCCGCTGAGTCCGAGTTCGCTCATCAGGAACTCCGCCTGGCTGCAGGCCTGGTCGAGAAAGTCTTCAGCCTGGCCGGGCTTTGCCGCTTCGGCGCGTAGCAGGGCTAGATGGCTGAACGGTGGCAGGCCCGCGGCGCGGCGCTCGCTCAGCGCCTGGTCGGCAAAGGCGAAATAGCCTTGCTCGGTCAATTGAACCAGCAGCGGATGGTCGGCCAGGTGAGTCTGGATGATGACTTTGCCGGGTTCCTCGGCACGGCCTGCGCGGCCGGCCACCTGTACGATCAACTGCGCCATTCGCTCGCTCGCCCGAAAGTCCGCGGAGAACAGGCCGCCGTCGGCATCGAGGATCGCGACCAGCGTCACGCGTGGGAAATGGTGGCCCTTGGCGAGCATCTGCGTGCCGACCAGCAGGCAGGGTTCGCCGCGGTTGATGGTGGCCAGCAGTTGCTCCATCGAGCCCTTGCGTGAGGTGCTGTCGCGGTCGATGCGCAGCACCGGGTAATCCGGGAAGAGAATGCCCAGGCGCTCTTCCGCGCGTTCGGTCCCGGCACCGACGGGGCGCAGGTCGAGTTTGTTGCATTCGGGGCAGCTTCTCGGTGGGCGTTCGGCATGACCGCAGTGGTGGCAGCGCAGCTCGTTGTGGCGCTGGTGGAGGGTCATCCGGGCGTCGCAGCGCGGACATTGGCTGAGCCAGCCGCAATCATGGCACAGCAGCGAAGGCGCGAAGCCGCGGCGGTTCAGAAACACCAGCACCTGCTGCCCGGCAGCGAGCGTCTGCGCCATGGCTTGCTGCAGTGGGCCGGAAATGCCCGAGTCCAGCGGGCGGCTCTTCACATCCAGGCGCAGAAACCGCGGAGCCTGCGCTCCGCCGGCACGCTGGGTCAGTTTCAGCAGCGCATAGCGCCCAATGTGCGCGTTGTGCAGGCTTTCCAGCGATGGCGTTGCCGAGCCCAACAGAATCGGCAGGTTTTCCTGGCGCGCCCTGACGACCGCCAAGTCCCGGGCGTGATAGCGCAGGCCCTCCTGCTGTTTATAGGAGGCGTCATGCTCCTCGTCGAGAATGATCAGCCCTGGGTTTTTCATCGGCGTGAAAAGCGCTGAACGGGTGCCGATGACGATGTCCGCTTCGCCGTCTCTGGCTGCCAGCCAGGCGTCCAGGCGCTCGCGGTCATTGACGTTGGAGTGCAGCAGGGCGATACGGGCGTTGAACCGTTTCTCGAAGCGCGCCAGGGTCTGCGGGCCGAGGTTGATCTCGGGAATCAGCACCAGCGCCTGCTTCCCGGCTTCGAGTACGTGGTGGATCAACTGCAGATAGACTTCGGTCTTGCCGCTGCCGGTGACGCCGGCCAGCAGGAATGTCTGGAAGCCGTCCAGGCCTGCGCGAATGGCTTCGAAGGCGGCGCGCTGTTCCTGATTCAATGGCAGTTCCGGCTGCAGCAGCCAGCTGCCCTGGTGGCGCTGAGTCTGATGGCTGCGCCGGGTTTCGACGCGCAGCAGCCCTTTTTGCAGCAGCTGGTCGAGGCTGTCCTTGCTCAGCTGCAGCTGGGTCAGCAAGGCGTGCGCGACCCCATGCGGATGCTGAGCGATGGTCTTCAGTGCCTCGCGCTGGCGGGGTGCGCGGGCGAGCCGGGGGTCTTCCGGTCGTGCGCCTTTGGCTGCATGCCAGAAGCGCTCCTGCCTGGCCTCGGCGGGCTCGCCCTGGCGCAACAGGACCGGCAACGCCCAACTGAGCGTGTCGCCGAGGCTGTGCTGGTAATACTGGGCGGTCCACAGGCACAGCTTGAACAAGGGCGGCGGTAGCGGGGCGTGCGTATCCAACAACTCCAGGGCCGGCTTGAGCTTGGCGGCGGGCACCTCGCTGTGGCTGGCGGTCTCCACCAGGATTCCGACGATTTCACGCCGACCGAATGGAACCCGCAGGCGCATACCGGGCTGCAACGCCGCGTAGGGAATGCCGACCGGCGGCAGGTAATCGAAGAGTCTGCGCAGCGGTGAAGGCAGGGCGAGGCGAAGTATGGGTTGGGACACGCGGAAGTCCTTGGCAACGAGCGCTGATGGTAAACGATCCGACACCGCAGCAGGTCTGGGCGACTCACCGGGCGCGCGCGCGGGCCGTCGGATGTCCTGCGCAGGCACGGCGGCCTGGCGCGGGGCGATCAGCTGCCCTTGCATCGCAACAGGGCTCTGGTATTATTCGCGCCCTTCCGTGCGGTACTCGACATAGGGTCGGGTGGCGGCACAAGTCCTAGAGGATTTTTCCATGAAAGCCGATATCCATCCTAACTACGTTGAAATCGAAGCCACTTGCAGCTGCGGCAACGTCATCAAGACCCGCTCCACGCTGGCCAAGAACCTGAGCATCGACGTTTGCTCTGAATGCCACCCGTTCTACACCGGCAAGCAGAAAGTGCTGGATACCGGCGGCCGTATCGACCGCTTCAAGCAGCGTTTCGGTGTGTTCGGCGCCAAGTAAGCAGTCGCCGCGACGGGAACCCCATGAGGTTTTCCGAGCATCTGAAAAAGGCGTCCCGCGTGGGCGCCTTTTTCGTTTTCGCTGTATTCAGCCTTGAAGTACAGGCGCTTTGCCCGACTGCCGGGCCCCTGTTGCCCGTCAGGGTGGCAGCGGTCGTCGATGGCGATACCTTTCGCCTGACCGACGGGCGCAGCGTGCGGCTCATCGGCGTCAATGCCCCCGAAGTGGGCCGCAAGGGCCGCAGTGCCGAGCCCTATGCGGAGGCGGCCAAGCGTCGCCTGCAGGCACTGGTGAACGCCAGCGGCGGGCGCGTAGGACTGCGTCTCGGCCAGCAGCCGAACGATCATTACGGCCGCTTGCTTGCTCATGCCGATGGCGCACAAGGTGAAAACCTTGAGTCTGTCCTGCTGGCCGAGGGGCTGGGATTCTTTGTCGCCATCGCGCCGAACACCTCCTTGGTCGACTGCCATCGCGCGGTAGAGCTTCAGGCGCGGCTGGCCAACAAGGGGGTCTGGCGACAACCGCCGGTAATCTCGGCCGAGGGCCTGCGCCGCGGTGGCTTTGCTCTGGTCAGGGCGCGGGTCGATCGGCTGGACAGCAATCGGGGCGGCGTCTGGCTGGAGCTGGATGGCTCGCTGGTGCTTCAGGTTCCGCGTGAGGCCGTTGCGGCATTTGGCGATTCGCTGTCGGACCTGCCGGGCAAGCAGGTCGAGGCGAGAGGGTGGGTAGTCGATCGCAAGGGGCGTGTGGACGGATCGCGACAGGCTCGCTGGCTGTTGAGAATAACGCACCCCTCGATGCTTGTTCCGCTGCCTTGATCGGGCGCCCGGACCCTGCCTGGGTGGCTGCGATGAAGGGGCTGCGCCTGTCAGCTTAAAGTCGTAGAGCCAGCCCTTGACAGTCAGCTTTTCCATTGGCTTGTGACGGCGCTGGGTCTTGGCGTATGCTCGGCCCCCTGTCTGTCCCAGTAAAATAAGCGGAATGCCTCATGACTGACCTGAAAACTGCCGCTCTCGACTATCATTCCCAGCCTCGTCCGGGAAAGCTGAGCGTTGAGCTGACCAAGCCCACCTCCACTGCCCGTGATTTGTCGCTGGCTTACAGCCCAGGCGTAGCGGAGCCGGTTCGAGAAATCGGTCGTGATCCGGAACTGGCTTACCGATACACCGGTAAAGGCAACCTGGTTGCGGTTATTTCCGATGGCACGGCCATCCTTGGCCTGGGCAACCTCGGGCCGCTGGCATCCAAGCCGGTCATGGAAGGCAAGGGTGTGCTGTTCAAGCGCTTTGCCGGCGTCGACGTGTTCGATATCGAAGTCGATGCGGAAAGCCCCCAGGCCTTCATCGATACCGTCAAGCGGATTTCCATCACGTTCGGCGGAATCAATCTGGAAGACATCAAGGCGCCCGAGTGCTTCGAAATCGAGCGGGCCTTGATCGAACAATGCGACATCCCGGTATTCCACGATGACCAGCACGGCACCGCTATCGTTACCGCGGCGGGCATGCTCAATGCGCTGGAAATCGCTGGCAAGACACTGGAACAGGCGAAGATCGTCTGTCTCGGCGCCGGTGCTGCGGCGACCTCCTGCATGAAGCTGCTGGTCAGCATGGGGGCGAAGATCGAGAACATCTTCATGATCGATCGCAAGGGCGTCATCCATGCCGGTCGCGACGATCTGAACCAATACAAGGCGATTTTCGCGCACGAGACTGACCGTCGGACGCTGGATGACGCGCTTGATGGCGCCGATGTGTTCGTCGGGCTGTCCGGTGCCAATCTCCTGAGCGCCGAAGGCCTCAAGCGCATGGCGGCGAACCCGGTCGTCTTTGCGTGCTCGAACCCTGACCCGGAGATCAGCCCTGAGCTCGCCCACGCTACGCGCTCTGACGTGATCATGGCCACTGGCCGCTCGGACTACCCGAACCAGGTCAACAACGTGCTGGGCTTCCCGTTCATTTTCCGCGGAGCGCTGGACGTTCGTGCATCGCGCATCAATGAAGAAATGAAGATCGCTGCGGCGCTGGCGCTGCGCGACCTGGCCAAGCTGCCGGTTCCGGCTGAAGTGGCCGCCGCGTATGGCGTTGAGCAGTTGCAATTCGGTAGTGAATACATCATTCCGAAGCCGATGGATCCGCGCTTGATCACGCTTGTCTCGGACGCGGTCGCCAAGGCGGCGATCGAAAGTGGCGTCGCGACGCTGCCGTACCCGTCGAACTACCCGCTCAAGTCGGTCGATGACGTGTTCAACGGCTGATCGAATGGCCCTGCTGCGCAGGGCCTGCGGCACGCAAAAACCCCAGCCTAGGCTGGGGTTTTTTATGGTGAACGGTGAGCTGGTGAGCGGGTCGTCAGGGTGCGTCGTTTTGCGATCGGCTGCCGGCGAACCGGCTTAGAACAGATCGATCGGGGCCGCTTCGGACGCCGGTAGCGGGCTGTCAGGCAGCAGCGCGCCTGGAGCCAGTTCGTCGTCCATCCCCGGTGGCGAATCTTCGCTTCGAAAGATTTCGAAGTAGGCATCGGGTGTGCCCGGCGCGGCCGCCCGACCACTTCTCGGGTCGATGCGCAGTGTCAGGATGCCTTCGGGTTCGGCGGGCGCATGCTCGGGCATGCCCTCCAGTACTGAACTCATGTACTTCATCCAGATGGGCAGCGCGACGGTTCCGCCATATTCGCGTCGTCCGAGGCTCTGGGGCTGGTCGAAGCCGGCCCAGACGGTGGTGACTATGTCGGCGTTGTACCCTGAGAACCAGCTGTCCTTGGACTCGTTGGTGGTGCCGGTCTTTCCGGCGATATCGGCGCGACCCATCGCCAGGGCTTTACGACCCGTGCCGCGCTTGATGACGTCCTGCAGCATGCTGGTCATGATGTACGCGGTGCGCTCGTCAATGACCTGTTCGGCCTGGACCGGTTGCTGGCTGGCTGCGCCCGCATCGTCTGTCAGCAGCGTGTCGCTGCGGGCATAACTTAGCGCCGCTTGCTGCTCGTCTGCAGAGGCTCGGTCATGCGTGGGTACGCGCGCCGGATTCGCCTCGAACACCCGTTTGCCGTCTCGATCCTCGATGCGCTCGATCAGGTACGGTTCGATCTTGTAGCCGCCGTTGGCGAAAGCGGTCCAGCCGGTCGCGATTTCCATCGGGGTCAGGGTTGCCGTGCCGAGCGCCAGCGACAGGTTCGCAGGCAGGTCCTCGGCTTTGAATCCGAAACGCTTGATGTAGTCCAGGGTGTACGGAAGACCCAGTGTCTGCAGCAGGCGGATCGAGACAAGGTTGCGCGACTTGTAAAGCGCCTCGCGCAGACGGATCGGGCCGAGGAAGGTGTTGTTGTCGTTCTTGGGGCGCCAGACACGGTCCAGCCCTTCTTCGACGAAGACGATGGGGGAGTCGTTGACCAGCGTGGCGGGCGTGAACCCCGCATCCAGCGCAGCGCTGTAGACGAAAGGCTTGAAGCTCGAGCCGGGTTGGCGTTTGGCCTGGATGGCGCGGTTGTAGTTGCTTTGCCCGAACGAAAAACCGCCGGTCAGCGCTTCGATGGAACCATCGAGTGGATCAAGGGATACCAGCGCGCCCTGCGCCTGTGGTACCTGGCTGAACAGTGTTTCGTCATCGATGATGCGGACGCGAATCACGTCTCCGGTCTTCACCACGTCCGATGGAGCCCTGGGCTGTGGGCCCAGGCTATTGGTGTTGATGAACGGGCGAGCCCATTTCATGCTTTCCCAGCCGATGCTGTGTTCGCTGCCGTCGCGCAGCAGGGCCATGATCGAATCCTGGCCGACGGCGCTGACGACGGCCGGTAGCAAGCCGGACTGGCCTC is a genomic window of Stutzerimonas stutzeri containing:
- a CDS encoding primosomal protein N', whose amino-acid sequence is MSQPILRLALPSPLRRLFDYLPPVGIPYAALQPGMRLRVPFGRREIVGILVETASHSEVPAAKLKPALELLDTHAPLPPPLFKLCLWTAQYYQHSLGDTLSWALPVLLRQGEPAEARQERFWHAAKGARPEDPRLARAPRQREALKTIAQHPHGVAHALLTQLQLSKDSLDQLLQKGLLRVETRRSHQTQRHQGSWLLQPELPLNQEQRAAFEAIRAGLDGFQTFLLAGVTGSGKTEVYLQLIHHVLEAGKQALVLIPEINLGPQTLARFEKRFNARIALLHSNVNDRERLDAWLAARDGEADIVIGTRSALFTPMKNPGLIILDEEHDASYKQQEGLRYHARDLAVVRARQENLPILLGSATPSLESLHNAHIGRYALLKLTQRAGGAQAPRFLRLDVKSRPLDSGISGPLQQAMAQTLAAGQQVLVFLNRRGFAPSLLCHDCGWLSQCPRCDARMTLHQRHNELRCHHCGHAERPPRSCPECNKLDLRPVGAGTERAEERLGILFPDYPVLRIDRDSTSRKGSMEQLLATINRGEPCLLVGTQMLAKGHHFPRVTLVAILDADGGLFSADFRASERMAQLIVQVAGRAGRAEEPGKVIIQTHLADHPLLVQLTEQGYFAFADQALSERRAAGLPPFSHLALLRAEAAKPGQAEDFLDQACSQAEFLMSELGLSGVELLGPVPAPMERRAGRFRAQLLLQANARAPLHKLMSAWLPQIEALPGSRTVRWSLDVDPIDLF
- the rpmE gene encoding 50S ribosomal protein L31 encodes the protein MKADIHPNYVEIEATCSCGNVIKTRSTLAKNLSIDVCSECHPFYTGKQKVLDTGGRIDRFKQRFGVFGAK
- the argS gene encoding arginine--tRNA ligase, with amino-acid sequence MKDSIRHLIQQALTRLAAEGVLPEGLSPTIQVENSRDKTHGDFASNIAMMLAKPAGMKPRELAQKLIEALPADPGVSKVEIAGPGFLNFFQNSAALAQRLDAALADPHLCVSKASPKQRVVIDLSSPNLAKEMHVGHLRSTIIGDAVARVLEYLGDEVIRQNHVGDWGTQFGMLLAYLEENPAAAESELSDLEQFYRAAKQRFDDSAEFADRARELVVKLQAGDADCLRLWTRFNEISLSHCQKVYDRLNVKLTPDDVKGESAYNGELGDIVESLKAKGMLSESNGAQCVFLDAFSNAEGNPLPVIVQKAGGGYLYATTDLASMRYRSQQLKADRALYFVDQRQALHFQMAFEVARRAGFVHSSMQLEHMGFGTMNGADGRPFKTRDGGTVKLVDLLDEAEQRAYSLVKGKNPDLDEAELRRIARAVGIGAVKYADLSKHRTSDYSFNFEQMLSFEGNTAPYLLYAYTRVASVFRKLGTGMDGLAGEIRLEAEQEQALGAKLAQFGEVLNGVGEKGVPHLLCSYLYDLAGLFSSFYEHCPILTAESETVKQSRLRLAALTGKTLKQGLELLGLETLERM
- a CDS encoding thermonuclease family protein — its product is MRFSEHLKKASRVGAFFVFAVFSLEVQALCPTAGPLLPVRVAAVVDGDTFRLTDGRSVRLIGVNAPEVGRKGRSAEPYAEAAKRRLQALVNASGGRVGLRLGQQPNDHYGRLLAHADGAQGENLESVLLAEGLGFFVAIAPNTSLVDCHRAVELQARLANKGVWRQPPVISAEGLRRGGFALVRARVDRLDSNRGGVWLELDGSLVLQVPREAVAAFGDSLSDLPGKQVEARGWVVDRKGRVDGSRQARWLLRITHPSMLVPLP